Genomic DNA from Pelosinus sp. UFO1:
ATTTGCGGCGATTACAGTAGCTGCTGCCTTTGGAGTTGTGACAAAAAGTAATCTTGTACACAGCGCATTACTGCTGGCTTTATGTTTTATCGGCGTAAGCGGGTTGTATGTGCTATTGCAGGCGGACTTTTTGGCAGCAGTCCAAATTCTGATCTACAATGGGGCAATTGCTATTGTTTTTGTTCTTGGGACGATGCTTACCAGGCGTAGTCAGCGGCATGGGACGAATGATACGGACGTAAATATTCCGTCTCGCGTAGTTACACTGGTAAGCGGCTTGTTTGTCGTTGTTACCTTGGGAGTCATAGCTACTACACCCTGGCATTATTCCAGTAGTGTCATTGTTGAAGATACCCCATCACTCCTTGCTCAGTTAATACTGACCGATTATATGGTGGTAATGGAAGCAGGGGCAGTACTCTTACTGGCAGCTATGATTGGTGCGATTGTTTTGGCAAAGGGAGTGGAAGAGTGATTGGATTAGTTCATTTTTTAACAGTCGCGGCTATCATATTTGCGATTGGCTTGTATGGGGTATTGAGCAAGAGGACAATCGTCGGTATTCTGATGAGCATTGAGCTGATGCTTAATGCGGTCAATATAAATTTAATTGCCTTTTCACGCTTTATAACACCGGAGGTTTTAACCGGACAAATATTTGCCATATTTACGATTACAGTAGCGGCTGCTGAAGTAGCGGTTGGAATGGCAATGATCTTTCGAGTATATTATGATCGGAACACGGTGCATGCTGCGAGACTTGATGAGATGCGCTGGTAAGATTGCATTAGAGAGTAGGTGAAGAAATTTGTTTAGCCAATATGCGTTGTCTCATGTTGTGCTTATTCCGTTGTTACCGGCAATAAGCTTTATAATATTGGGATTTTTTCTGCGTCGTCTTCCTATATTGGCAGCGACGGTATCTGTTTGCATGAGCTTAATCAGCTTTGTCTTGTCCTTAGGGGTAGGCTATGGTGTGATAGCTAATAATATCACGGTGGATAATCCGTTGATTCAGAGAATACCTTGGTTTTCTATATCAGGACTCACTGTTGATATGGGAGTATATATTGATCCTATATCGGCTATGATGCTGGTAATCGTTACATTGGTAGCTCTGATGGTGCAAATCTATTCTATTGGATATATGCGTGGTGATACTGGATTTGGACGTTTTTTTGCGTACTTATCATTGTTTGCATCTGCCATGTTAGGATTAGTTATTGCGGTTAACTTTGTGCAGTTGTTTGTTTTTTGGGAATTGGTTGGATTATGTTCCTATCTCTTAATTGGCTACTATTTCCACAAGATTTCTGCGCGGGAAGCTGCTAAAAAAGCCTTTATTACTACGCGCATTGGTGATTTCGGATTGCTGGTTGGAATCTTGTTTTTGCAGATTTTATTTGGTACGTTGGATTTTCAGCAGATAGCATCTAATTTGCCTCTATATGTTGCAGAGCATGGCACAAATTTGCTGGCGATAGTAGGCATCCTCTTATTCCTTGGTCCTATTGGAAAATCTGGACAATTTCCGCTGCATGTATGGCTGCCTGATGCGATGGAGGGGCCAACACCGGTATCAGCCCTTATTCATGCCGCTACTATGGTAGTAGCTGGGGTGTACTTAGTAGCTAGAGCTTTTTTCTTATTCAGTGTTTTGCCAAATGCAATGGAGGTAATAGCCTGGATCGGAGCGTTTACAGCTTGCTTTGCTGCTAGTATCGCATTTACCCAGCGGGACATTAAACGCATTTTAGCGTACTCTACTGTCAGTCAGTTGGGGTATATGATGTTAGCGCTTGGAGTAGGTAGTGTTACGGCCTCCATGTTTCATCTGATGACACATGCCTTTTTCAAAGCATTGATGTTCTTAGCAGCCGGCGCGGTATTACACGGTTTGCCAGATAAAAATGACATTTTTGAGATGGGCGGCTTGCGTCAGAAAATGCCAGTTACTTTTGCCGCTATGACGATTGGTGTACTCGCTATATCCGGTATTCCGCCATTTGCTGGATTCTTTTCAAAGGATGAAATTCTGTTGGTGGTTTCCCAGGTTAGTATGCCATTATACACCATTGCCGTAGTGACTTCTTTTATGACGGCGTTTTATATGGCAAGATTGCTGATTGTCGTCTTTTGTGGACCGGAGAAACCTGACAATCATCCCCATGAGGCGCCAATGTCCATGCGAATACCATTGGTAGTGCTTGGCGTTCTTGCTGTTATTGGCGGTTATATACCTTATGCTAACCATTTTGGTGACTGGGTTCGTTTTGGTTCGGCATCACACGAGGGCTTAAATTGGAGTATCGCGGCAACGTCGACGGTATTGTCTATACTAGCGATTTCCTTGGCTTGGTATATATACGGTTCGGGCAAGGTTTCATCTGATAAACTGTCCAGACGTTTTAGCACTTTATATAAGCTAAGTTTCCACAAATATTATATTGATGAGTTTTACTTGTGGCTCAATCACACCTTTGTTGATGGATTAGGCAAGATTTTATATTGGTTGGAGCTTCATTTTGTTGAAGGTATTGTAAATGGGATAGCTGGTTTACCGGTTGGACTTGGCGATTTGGTGCGCAAAGGCCAGACTGGTAAGCTGCAGCGATATGGTTTAATCATGTTCGGAGCCATGTTAATCGTTGTAGTATGGTTAGTGTTACTCAGCCCACTATTTAAGGGTGTCTTATCGGGAGGTGATTACTAAAATGGTTGATTTTCCATTATTAACGGCAATTTTACTAACGCCTATCTGGGGGATACTAGTATTGTCCTTTATGCCGCGTGAAGCTGACAAAACGATAAAAATGATATCAGCTGTAACGATGGCAATCGCTCTCGGCCTAACCTTGTATGCCTACTGGGCCTATGATGTTAGCTTGGGTGGGCTTCAATATATAGAGAATGTCCCTTGGATTACCGAGCTTGGAGTATCGTATGCTTTAGGTGTGGATGGAATTTCCTTGCCGCTGCTGCTATTAACTATGCTAGTTGGTTTTTCCACTATCTTTGTTTCTTGGAATGTGGAGAAACGCTCTAAAGAATTCTTTATTCAATTGCTGCTCTTGGTAGTCGGTGCAATCGGAACGTTTGTATCTCAGGATTTGTTCATATTCTTATTGTTTTATGAACTAGGGATAATACCAAGTTATATTATGGTAGTTGTTTGGGGTTCTTCGGAAAGAGTGAGTAAAGAATACGCGGCGATGAAGCTGACAATTTACTTATTGTTAGGCTCAGCCTTCATGCTTGCCGGGGTTATCGCGTTATACGTTAATGCTTTTCCGGCAGGGATGCGAACATTCAGTATGCAAGTTCTAGCTCAGGCTCATATGATTGGAAACTTATCAGAAGATGTTCAAGTCTTCACATTTTTCTTATTGCTACTTGGCTTTGGTTCTACTTTATCAATGTGGCCCTTTTATAGTTGGGCACCGGATGGTTATGCGGCAGCTCCGACAGGGGTATCTATGCTCCATGCTGGAGTGTTAAAGAAAATTGGCGGCTACGGCTTGATTCGAATTGGGTTGCTGATTTTACCGCTAGGGGCTAAATTCTGGGCACCGTTTATTGCGTTTTTTGCAGTGGTTAATGTTTTGTATGCCGCGTTTGTTACCATAGCGCAAAAAGACTTAAAATATATTGTCGGGTATTCGTCAATATCTCATATGGGATATATACTGATTGGTTTTGCAGCCTTAAATGTTATCAGTATTGATGGTGCGATTGCAAATATGTTTGCCCATGGGATAATGAGCGCCTTATTTTTTGCAATGATTGGTCTGGTCTATGATAAAACAAATACTCGGCAGGTTCTCAGTCTTGGCGGGTTAGCACATCAAATGCCCCGTGTTGCTACTGGCTTTATGTTAGCTGGGATGAGTTCCTTGGGACTTCCAGGGTTAGCTGGATTCGTCCCCGAGTTTACGAGCTTTGTGGGCGCGTTTAAAGTATACCCCCTCTTTACTCTTCTAGCCATTTCCGGTATTGTTTTCACTGCGCTTTATATATTGCGCGTGCTGGCAAATGTGCTATTTGGGCCGCGGCGTGAAGAATTTGATACTTGCCGTGATGCCTCTGGAGTTGAATTAGTATCCCTTGTATTATTGGGGACTGTTTTAGTAGTAGTTGGTGTTTTCCCACAATTATTAATGGGTATGGTTAATAGTGGTATGGAGCCGGTAATGGCGTTACTGGTTAAGCTGCACGTTACGCCGACCTTGCTGGGAGGTGTTTTTCAATGAATATTGCGCTGTTGACCAGTGAGATAGCCGTTGTAATTCTTGCTTTGCTTATCATTGTCTTTGACTTACTGATGCCGCGTCAAGAAGCTCGCCGTAGTTTAGGGTATTTTGCAGTTTGTGGTTTATTGGGGATTCTAGTTTATACCTTTAACCAACATGGAACTTCAGCTACGGTGTATCATGGTTTTTTTGTTGTTGATAAATTTGCTTTGTTTTTCAAGCAGTTATTCATAGTGGCGACGATCTTAACACTGCTGTTTTCCTTTGATTATATAGAAGGACTAACTCACAATACTGGGGAGTTTTATGCATTATTACTCCTAAGTTTAGTGGGTATGATGGTTATGGCGTCCGCAAATGATTTATTAACGGTGTTTGTTGGCTTGGAATTGATGACCATTATATTTTATATTTTAGTTGGATTTGATTTAAGAAGTATTAAGTCAAGTGAAGCTGGCACAAAGTATTTGATTCTTGGTTCGGCAGCGAGCGCAGTTTTGCTGTATGGTATGAGCTGGGTATATGGCTTTACCGGCAGTATTGTGCTGAGTCAAATCGCTGCTCATCTTACTGCTAGTCCGGCTATGCTTTTAGGATTAGGGCTTATGCTTGCCGGTTTCTGTTTTAAATTGTCTATTGTTCCTTTTCATATGTGGGCTCCTGATGTTTATGAAGGCGCGCCGATTCCCGTTACTGCCATGTTGGCGATGGCATCAAAAGCTGCTGGGGTTGCGGTATTACTGCGGGTTTTCTTAGTAGCATTTGCAGACTTACAAGCATATTGGTTGACTATTGTCAGTCTATTAGCTGGGCTAAGTATGATTGTAGGTATTGTAGTTGCGATATGGCAGACTAATACCAAGCGCATGTTGGCCTATTCCTCCATAGCGCAAGCTGGTTACATTTTATCGGGTCTCTTGGCTGCTGATGCAGCCGGAGTCAAGGGGATGTTATTTTATGCTGTGCTGTATATGGTGGCCAATGTTGGTGCCTTTGCAGTCACTACTGCCGTTAATAACCAATACGGTTCAGATAAAATTGATGATCTTTCCGGATTGTCCCAAAAGTCGCCGTTCTTGGCAGTGGTTATGACGGTATCATTGTTATCTATGGCAGGCCTTCCGCCAATGGCAGGCTTTGTCGGTAAGATGTATATATTTATGGCAATTACAGATAAAGGTTACTTCTGGATTGCTATGTTAGGGCTTGTAATGTCGATGGTTTCGGTGTATTATTACATGCTTGTGGTCAGAGTGATGTACAGTAAGGAAGCAAAGAATGAGCAGGAGTTTACTGCTAGTGTATCACTGCGTATTGTGGCTCTGATTAGTTTGATTGCAACTTTGTTTATTGGTATATACCCTGGCCCATTAGCTGAGCTAGCAAATGCTGCTGCTCGGTCGCTCTGGTAAAGGAAAAGGAATTTTTCCTCCAAAACTTTTAATTAAAACTTTAGCAGCTATAAATGATATGGAGAACCATATCATTTATAGCTAAAGAACTCCTGTCAGATTATTGTATAAATCTGGCAGGAGTTTATTTTTGCTCGCCAACCGAACTGCCAACAATTACTCGTTGGCAGTTTTTTTATGTGCGCCCAGCATGGGCGCTTACTAGTCGATGTAAGTCCGATACAGGGGCTGATAGTGCCAACCTTAGCTTAAGACAAGGCTCCCCATCGTGAGGTGAAATCTGAAGGAAATTGGTGGCAAAGCTCTGCTCCGCATACCAAGAATATGATTGGCTGTGACTTATATCATAGCGTAGTAGATGCAGTCTGTTTTATCACTAGTTATGATATTGATTAAAAATAAAGTGACTTAATAACTGTAAGGGTGATGTAATGTTTCGTTTAGGCGTAGATATAGGCTATTCTACATTCAAATATATCATTTTAGATGACAAAGAACGAGAGATAGGTAGTGAATATGTGTTCCATAGAGGGAATATTGAAACAGCATTTAGTAACATGCTGCAAAAAATAGAAAATGAATATAAAATCAAGGAATTTTACTTTGGTATTACTGGGGATCAAGCAGAGCGGATGCCTAAATTGGGAACGTCGCAGTGTTGTAGTAGTGCAAAAGATCAAGTTAGTATATACGGAGATAATATTGAAAAAGTACCAACTGTTACAAAACAATATGAGATGGTAATGAGTGTTTAAGGTAAGCGTGGCAATAATACTTACAGTTATCTGTCCATTGATGCCATATTAAATGAAATAAACCAATTTTAAAATCCCAGAAGCCTTCAAAATCAAGGTTTCTGGGATTTTAAAATTCTGGTGGGCATGTCCGCGTACTGGCGGGCTTTCCGTTGTCAATTTAGGGCATACTAAAAAAATACTTGACTTGGAGTTAACTTCAAGTGATAGACTAAATTTCAGGAAGTAAACAATTTTGCATCAAAAGTTATTGAATTAACCGATGATGTTTTATTTGGATAAGTTCTTATAATTAGGAGGATGGATTATGAAATATCGAACAATAGGGAAAACAGGAATTCAAGTCTCAAGTTTATGTTTTGGTACGATGTCTTTTGGCGGAAACGCTGATGAAGAAACATCCAAAGCAATGTTTAAGCGTTGTCGTGAAGCTGGTATCAACTTTTTTGATACTGCAAACGTTTATAGTCAAGGGCGGTCTGAACAAATACTAGGAGAATGTATTGCTGATTGCAGAGATGAAATTGTACTTACTACAAAAGTTTTTTATCCAACAGGAAAAGATATTAATGCCGGGGGACTTTCTCGTCGTCACATTATGCTTGAATTTGAAAAAAGCTTACGACGGTTAAAAACGGATCGCATTGATTTTTACTTTGTGCATTGTTTTGATGAGAATACCCCTATGGAAGAAACACTTCGTGCACTTGATGATCTTCAAGCACAAGGTAAAATCCTCTATCCAGCGGTAAGTAATTGGGCAGCTTGGCAAATTACTAAGGCATTAGGGATTTCTGCAAGAGAGCAGCTTGCTCGTTTTGAATTAATACAACCCATGTATAACCTAGTTAAACGTCAAGCTGAGGTTGAGATTTTGCCTCTCGCCGTTTCTGAACAAATCGGAGTTATATCCTATAGTCCTTTAGGAGCTGGACTTCTTACAGGTAAATATGGGGTGAACAAACGGCCAGAGCAAGGACGGCTAGTTGAAGAAAAAAGATATACGGATCGTTATACAGATGAAATAAATTTTGTTGTAGCCGACCGATTTAATGCATATGCTGCGGAACATGGCTTGCATCCTGCAACGCTTGCAGTTGCCTGGGTTATGTCTAATCCTGCAATAACAGCCCCCATTATCGGGGCAAGAAATTTAGAACAGCTCGAGTATTCCCTCGCTGCTATTGATGTGGATATGAGTCCAGAATGGCGTAATGAAATCTCTTCACTTTCTATTACTCCTGCACCTGCAACAGATCGTGCAGAAACCCTGCTACCTAGTTGGACATGATTTTTGGATGAACATCTCTATCTAAACATAGGAGGGAAATTTGGAACAGAAATTTGTAGCAGCAAAAAAGTTATTTACGAATCAGGATTTATACAAATTATTTCTGCCCGTTATCGTAGAGCAGTTTTTAGAATATCTAGTAGGATTGGTAGACTCCATCATGGTAGCGCATGTGGGGGAAGCAGCCGTGTCTGGCGTATCTTTGGTGGATTTTGTCATGGCACTACTCATTAGTTTGTTTGCAGCGCTGTCTACTGGTGGCGCAGTGATTGCGGGGCAGTATCTGGGCAGGAAACAGAAGGAAGAATCGAGAGAAGCAGCAAATCAGCTCGTATGGTTTTCCGGTGCCATATCTATCATAATCATGGTCATTATCTATCTAGCGAAACCGCTTATTTTAAATGGTCTGTTTGGGCAGATTACGGATGAAGTACGTAGGGATGCGAATACTTATCTGATGATTACAGCCATATCCATTCCCTTTTTGGCACTATATAATGCGGTCGCGGCAATATTTCGTACCATGGGTAATTCAAAACTGCCTATGAATATAATGCTGGCTATGAACATAGCGCATGCGGTAGGAAATGCAATACTTATTTACGGCTTCCACTTTGGGATTGAGGGTGTTGCCATACCGACCTTGCTATCACGTATAGCGGCTGCAGTTATTATAATCACATTGGCTTTCAACAAAAAGCATTCCATATATATAACGAAAAGTTTAAAACATAAATTTAACTGGTCGATGATCAAAAGAATCTTAAGCATAGGTGTTCCATATGGAATAGAAAATGGTTTGTTCTATCTGGGAAGAATTATCGTGCTCAGTCTTGTTGCTACGTTCGGTACGGCAGCAATTGCGGCAAATGCGGTGTCAGGCACCATTGTAATGTTCCAAGTGGTGCCGGGGATGGCAATTGGTCTTGGATTAACTGTAGTTATAGCAAGATGTGTAGGCGCAGGGGATTATGAACAGGCTAAATATTATACCAAAAAGATTATGGGTATTGTGTATGTGGCTCATGTGGTGAGTTGTGCAGTGGTACTTGCTTTACTGCCTTCCATAATGGATGTTTATGGGCTATCTGAGACGGCGACTGCGATGACCACGAAAAATGTATGGTGGCATGCAGCATTTATGGTTGTAATTTGGCCCCTTGCTTACACCTTACCAGTGACGTTCCGTGCATCGGGAGATGCCAAATATCCCATGATTGTTGGTATTTTGTCCATGTTTTTCTGTCGTATTGCACTAGCTTATTTACTAAGTATTTATTTTAATATGGGAATGTTCGGCACATGGGTAGCTATGTTTATTGATTGGATTGTCAAGTCAATCATTTTCGTTCACAGATATATAAGTGAACGATGGACTCAGTTTCATGCAATTTAACTGATTTCTGTATAGGATCCCGCAAACGTCTGAAAGTAAATGCGGTTGCCCAGTACTATCAGCATTGCGTCGAGAAAGTTGCCGGAGTCCTACAGAGTCTGATTAAGGAAGACAAGGTCAAGTATAGGAGGGAGGGTAAATATGGAATATCGAATTTTAGGAAGAACAGGTATCAAAGTAAGTGCCATTGGGATTGGCGGTGAGGGATTTGAAAATAAAAAATATGAAGATTGCGAAGCAATCATTGATTGTGCAATCAGTGAAGGTATTAATTTTATTGATCTATATAATTCAAATCCAGAAGCTAGAAATAATGTTGGTAAAGCGTTAAGTAAATATCCTCGAAGTAGTTTTGTTATTGAAGGACATCTATGTTCTACTTGGGATAACGGACAATATCGACGTACCAGGGAATTTAATGAAGTTGTTAATGCATTTGAAGACTTCTTAACTAGAATGCAGTTAGACTATGTCGATGTAGGGATGATTCATTATGTTGATGATCAAAAAGATTTTGATAACATTTTTAATGGAAAAATAATTAAATATGCAGCAGAATTAAAGGAAAAAGGAGTTATTAAGTCTTTAGGAATATCCACACATAATACAGATATTGCTTTTAGAGCAGTGGAAACAGGAATCATTGATGTAATTTTATTTAGCATCAATGCTGCTTATGATATGCTGCCAGCCAGTGAGGATGTAAATATATTATTTGAGGAAAGTACTTTTAAAAACAGAACTTATGAAGGTATTGATCCAAAACGTGATAGGTTATACCATACTTGTCAAAATGAGGGTGTTGCATTGACTGTTATGAAGGGATATGCTGCGGGAGTGTTATTAAGTGACAAAGGATCGCCCTTTGAAAAAGCACTGACACCAGTACAATGCTTACATTACTGTTTAACGAGACCGGCAGTTGCTTCCGTAATGGTTGGAGTATCTAATATAAATCAAATACTTGCAGCAACCGCCTATGTCACTGCAAGTAATAAAGAAAAAGATTATAGTGAAGTTCTTGCAAAAGCACCAAGGAATTCATTTAGCGGACATTGTATGTATTGTGGACATTGTGCCCCATGTTCGAAAAAGATAGATATTGCATCAGTAAATAAATATTTAGATTTGGCATTAATTCAAGAAGATGTTCCTGAAACATTAAAGAATCATTATGATTTATTAGAACATCACGCAAATAAATGCATAGAATGTGGGTTATGTATGAAAAATTGTCCATTCAATGTAGATATTATTAATAAAATGAAACAGGCTGTTACACTTTTTGGCAAATAAGCAATTATGAGGTATATGGAATACTATAGCTTTTCAAAACTTGCACTTACATGCATTGAAATTATTCTGGAAAATAACTGAAAATAAAGGAGACGATATCGACATGGAAAAGAAAAAATTGGGATTTGGATTTATGAGGTTACCTGTAAAGAATCAGAATGATCCAGCAAGTATTGATATGGATACATTAAATCAAATGGTAGATACTTTTTTGGAAAGAGGCTTTACTTATTTTGATACAGCTTATATGTATCATATGAATAAGAGTGAGATAGCAATAAGAGAAGCGTTAGTAAAACGTCATAAAAGAGACAGTTTCACGTTAGCGACAAAATTACCAACAATGTTTTTAAAAACAAAGGAAGATCAAGAAAGAATTTTTAACGAACAATTAGAAAAATGTGGTGTGGATTACTTCGATTATTATCTTCTTCATAATCTTGGGGTAGCCCATTATGAGATAGCACAAAAATTTGATAGTTTTGCATTTATTCAGCAAAAGAAAAAAGAAGGAAAGATCAGGCATATCGGATTTTCTTATCATGATAATGCTGATTTATTGGATGAAATCCTGACAGCACATCCGGAAGTAGATTTTGTCCAGTTACAGATTAATTATCTGGATTGGGACAGTGAAAGTATTCAGTCAAGAAAGTGCTACGAAGTGGCAAGAAAGCATAATAAACCTGTTATTATTATGGAGCCTGTCAAAGGCGGTATGCTTGCGAAAGTGCCTGAAAAAGCAGAGCAACTATTTAAAGAATATCATCCTGACATGTCTATACCATCATGGGCTATCCGTTACGTGGCAAGTCTTGAGGGAATTATGATGGTATTAAGCGGAATGTCTGATATGGAGCAGTTACTGGATAATATGGGTTATATGCAAGAGTTTAAGCCATTTGTTCAGGAAGAATATGATCGTGTTGAAAAGGCAGTTAGGATTATTAATGAAGCAATTGCCATTCCCTGTACAGCTTGTCAGTACTGTGTAGAAGATTGTCCGAAAAACATAGCGATTCCGAAGTATTTCTCGTTATATAATACGGAAAAACAAACTTTGAGCACCGGGTTTTCTATACAAAGAGTATACTATGATAATTATACAAAAACACATGGAAAAGCATCCGAGTGTATCGGATGCAAAAAGTGTGAAAAAAATTGTCCACAGCATATTGAGATTACAAAATATTTAAAAGATGTAGCGGGTGTTTTTGAAGCATAACTTCCTTTCCAAAGATATGGAACAGAAAAATCCTAAGTGGATGAGAAATGTCTATACGGATTAAATACTCCAGAGCTGTTAGAAAGAATTATGAGGATTACATGTTCATGAAATAAACCAATTTTAAAATCCCACAAGCCTTCAAAATTAAGGATTGTGGGATTTTAAAATTCTAGTGGACATATAATGCGTATAGTCTGTTACATAAGTGATTGTGAAAGGATTAGGCAATCATTTGGGACGAATGCGATAACGGTCTCTTTCTTATTTGTTGCATAATTATAATAAGGATGCTGAAGCTTGCTCCATAACTTTATAGGAAAAATAAGGCTCTATTTCAATTAGCCAGGCTACTTATAACGAAATCACATAAGACCATTAAGTATAGGAGAATATAATGCTTACCTTTAAGAAAATACTTGAACCACAATACCTTAAGAAGTTTCATTGCATAGCATCCGCCTGTCAGGACAGTTGCTGTACGGGCTGGGACGTCGTTGTTGATAAGGCTACCTACGATATTTACCAGCAAAGTCAGAATATACTTTTAAAACCTATGTTTCATGATCACATTATGATCAATATTGACAGTACCGGGAACTCTTCCTATGCGCGAATTGCAATGAATAATTATGTTTGCCCATTTTTAACGGAAGATAGACTTTGTATAATTCAAAAGACATTGAATGAAGAATCGTTGTCTATAACTTGTGATACCTATCCACGCACTTTTAATAATCTTGACGGATTGCTGGAACGATCGCTGTGTGTATCATGCCCTAGTGCTGCTGAACTGGTGCTGATGAATGAAGAGCCAATGCAATTTAATAGTAGTGAAACCGTTGTTTTGGTTCGGAATAACCAGATTCCCGTATTAAATACTGGTGACGACGTGAACGCTAAACCATATCGCTACTTTCAGGAGATACGCAACTTCATTATTACTCTATTGCAAGATAGAACGTATCCACTGTGGCAGCGCTTAGTTATTCTCAGTGTGTTTTGCGACCGCCTCGACCAAGTTAGCGCGGAGTTATACGACGAAGATATTCCATATATTATTGCGTATTTTAAGGATAAAATTCAGAAGGGAGAATTCCGTGAGTCAATGGATAATGCTGGCGACCGGTCGGAGATACAACTGCAGGTAATGAGAATTCTAATTGACCATCGTTTAAATGGAAACTTTGTAAGCAAGAAGTTTCTTGTCTATGTGAATGAGTTTGTCAAAGGGCTTGGCGGTATCGATGGTATTTGTCAAGAAACAATTAGTTTGCGGTATAAAGAGGCATATACTACATACTATCAGCCGTTTATGGAAAAACACGAATATGTCCTAGAAAATTACCTAGTGAATTACGTATTTAAGAACCTGTTTCCCTTTAGGCCACAGAAGAGTATTTATTTTGACCAAAAGAGCATCTATACAGAATACATCCTATTGGTAATCCATTACTCCCTGATTAAAACTTTATTGATTGGCATCGCAGGCTATCATCAGGAGAATTTTAACAGCAAGCATGTGATAACGCTTATCCAAACATTTGCCAAGTCAATTGAACATAACCTGCCCTATCTTAAGCAAGCAGTGCAGTTTATTGAGGCGAGTAATATGAACAATACGAGCGGCATGACGATATTAATCAAGAATTAATGCATTATTCCTTAAAGATGTCAGGCATTGTAAGTCAAGACACTAGGGTGAATCGGTATTGTTGTTAATAATGCGATTAGAGAGTCATGTGTAAGTCCTAGAAAATGCACAGGCTATTTTTTATCCCGTGACGAGAATAGTAAATGGGATGGGATTTGTCATTCATACTTTTAGGAATTTACTGTTGACTTGGAGTTAACTCCAGATGATATGCTGTTTTTGGAGGTGAAATCGTATGACGATTACAGAAGTGAGTAAAAAGTTTGATGTTTCCCAGGATACACTCCGCTATTATGAACGCATCGGACTAATTCCGAGTGTAAACCGTAATAAAAGCGGGATTAGGAATTATACGGAAGAAGATTGCAGATGGGTTGAATTTGTCAAATGTATGCGAAGTGCAGGTCTTCCGATTGAAGTATTAATTGAGTATGTTGGGTTGTTTCAACAGGGAGATGAAACAACTGGGGCAAGAAAAGAACTCTTAATTGAGCAACGTAAACAGCTCTTAATAAAAATGGAAGAGATGCAGAAAACGGTGGAAC
This window encodes:
- the nuoL gene encoding NADH-quinone oxidoreductase subunit L, whose protein sequence is MFSQYALSHVVLIPLLPAISFIILGFFLRRLPILAATVSVCMSLISFVLSLGVGYGVIANNITVDNPLIQRIPWFSISGLTVDMGVYIDPISAMMLVIVTLVALMVQIYSIGYMRGDTGFGRFFAYLSLFASAMLGLVIAVNFVQLFVFWELVGLCSYLLIGYYFHKISAREAAKKAFITTRIGDFGLLVGILFLQILFGTLDFQQIASNLPLYVAEHGTNLLAIVGILLFLGPIGKSGQFPLHVWLPDAMEGPTPVSALIHAATMVVAGVYLVARAFFLFSVLPNAMEVIAWIGAFTACFAASIAFTQRDIKRILAYSTVSQLGYMMLALGVGSVTASMFHLMTHAFFKALMFLAAGAVLHGLPDKNDIFEMGGLRQKMPVTFAAMTIGVLAISGIPPFAGFFSKDEILLVVSQVSMPLYTIAVVTSFMTAFYMARLLIVVFCGPEKPDNHPHEAPMSMRIPLVVLGVLAVIGGYIPYANHFGDWVRFGSASHEGLNWSIAATSTVLSILAISLAWYIYGSGKVSSDKLSRRFSTLYKLSFHKYYIDEFYLWLNHTFVDGLGKILYWLELHFVEGIVNGIAGLPVGLGDLVRKGQTGKLQRYGLIMFGAMLIVVVWLVLLSPLFKGVLSGGDY
- the nuoK gene encoding NADH-quinone oxidoreductase subunit NuoK, which gives rise to MIGLVHFLTVAAIIFAIGLYGVLSKRTIVGILMSIELMLNAVNINLIAFSRFITPEVLTGQIFAIFTITVAAAEVAVGMAMIFRVYYDRNTVHAARLDEMRW
- a CDS encoding NADH-quinone oxidoreductase subunit J, producing MNELSYTVAFYIFAAITVAAAFGVVTKSNLVHSALLLALCFIGVSGLYVLLQADFLAAVQILIYNGAIAIVFVLGTMLTRRSQRHGTNDTDVNIPSRVVTLVSGLFVVVTLGVIATTPWHYSSSVIVEDTPSLLAQLILTDYMVVMEAGAVLLLAAMIGAIVLAKGVEE
- a CDS encoding NuoM family protein, producing MVDFPLLTAILLTPIWGILVLSFMPREADKTIKMISAVTMAIALGLTLYAYWAYDVSLGGLQYIENVPWITELGVSYALGVDGISLPLLLLTMLVGFSTIFVSWNVEKRSKEFFIQLLLLVVGAIGTFVSQDLFIFLLFYELGIIPSYIMVVVWGSSERVSKEYAAMKLTIYLLLGSAFMLAGVIALYVNAFPAGMRTFSMQVLAQAHMIGNLSEDVQVFTFFLLLLGFGSTLSMWPFYSWAPDGYAAAPTGVSMLHAGVLKKIGGYGLIRIGLLILPLGAKFWAPFIAFFAVVNVLYAAFVTIAQKDLKYIVGYSSISHMGYILIGFAALNVISIDGAIANMFAHGIMSALFFAMIGLVYDKTNTRQVLSLGGLAHQMPRVATGFMLAGMSSLGLPGLAGFVPEFTSFVGAFKVYPLFTLLAISGIVFTALYILRVLANVLFGPRREEFDTCRDASGVELVSLVLLGTVLVVVGVFPQLLMGMVNSGMEPVMALLVKLHVTPTLLGGVFQ
- a CDS encoding NADH-quinone oxidoreductase subunit N, producing MNIALLTSEIAVVILALLIIVFDLLMPRQEARRSLGYFAVCGLLGILVYTFNQHGTSATVYHGFFVVDKFALFFKQLFIVATILTLLFSFDYIEGLTHNTGEFYALLLLSLVGMMVMASANDLLTVFVGLELMTIIFYILVGFDLRSIKSSEAGTKYLILGSAASAVLLYGMSWVYGFTGSIVLSQIAAHLTASPAMLLGLGLMLAGFCFKLSIVPFHMWAPDVYEGAPIPVTAMLAMASKAAGVAVLLRVFLVAFADLQAYWLTIVSLLAGLSMIVGIVVAIWQTNTKRMLAYSSIAQAGYILSGLLAADAAGVKGMLFYAVLYMVANVGAFAVTTAVNNQYGSDKIDDLSGLSQKSPFLAVVMTVSLLSMAGLPPMAGFVGKMYIFMAITDKGYFWIAMLGLVMSMVSVYYYMLVVRVMYSKEAKNEQEFTASVSLRIVALISLIATLFIGIYPGPLAELANAAARSLW